Proteins encoded together in one Deinococcus irradiatisoli window:
- a CDS encoding nitric oxide synthase oxygenase has product MSQVHPPSRAPSAELWTDAQTFLKAFYRETRRSGLPARLAEVAGELARSGTYQLTSDELAHGAKMAWRHSARCVGRAYWPALTVRDLRHIQTPDEVFAELRAHLKAAWNGGQIKALISVFGPGVRIINDQLIRYAGYGPGLGDPQNAALTRFLLAHGWQPPGQPGPFDVLPLAIEWRGQVRLYSLSAEDVQEVKLTHPTCPDFAALNLKWHALPVISDLHLEVGGLRFGCAPFNGWYLQTEIAARNLADAQRYDQLPTVARALGLETRRERSLWRDRALLELNVATLHSFDAAGVKLADHHSVSRHFVRFEARERQSGRAVQGRWSWLISPLSPATSEIWHRPYQEDETARPAFVRAAPGWLDSGPVTCPFH; this is encoded by the coding sequence ATGTCGCAGGTCCATCCCCCGTCCAGAGCGCCGAGCGCCGAACTCTGGACGGACGCGCAGACGTTTTTGAAGGCCTTTTACCGCGAGACGCGCCGCAGCGGCCTCCCGGCCCGGCTCGCCGAGGTCGCGGGCGAACTGGCCCGCAGCGGCACCTACCAGCTGACCTCCGACGAACTCGCCCACGGCGCCAAAATGGCCTGGCGGCACTCGGCGCGCTGCGTGGGCCGGGCCTACTGGCCGGCGCTGACGGTGCGCGACTTGCGGCATATTCAGACGCCCGACGAGGTGTTCGCCGAACTGCGCGCCCACCTCAAGGCGGCCTGGAACGGCGGGCAGATCAAGGCGCTGATCAGCGTCTTCGGCCCCGGCGTGCGGATCATCAACGACCAGCTCATTCGCTACGCGGGGTACGGCCCGGGTCTGGGCGACCCGCAGAACGCGGCCCTGACCCGTTTTCTGCTCGCCCACGGGTGGCAGCCGCCAGGGCAGCCCGGCCCCTTCGACGTGCTGCCGCTGGCGATCGAGTGGCGCGGGCAGGTGCGGCTCTATTCGCTCTCGGCTGAAGACGTGCAGGAAGTGAAGCTGACCCACCCAACCTGCCCGGACTTCGCGGCGCTGAACCTCAAGTGGCACGCGCTGCCGGTAATCAGCGACCTGCACCTCGAAGTCGGCGGCCTGAGGTTCGGGTGCGCGCCGTTCAACGGCTGGTACCTGCAGACCGAGATCGCCGCCCGCAACCTGGCCGACGCGCAGCGCTACGACCAGCTGCCCACCGTGGCGCGGGCCCTGGGGCTCGAGACCCGACGCGAACGCAGCCTGTGGCGTGACCGGGCGCTGCTCGAACTCAACGTGGCGACGCTGCACAGCTTCGACGCGGCGGGCGTCAAACTGGCCGACCACCACAGCGTTTCGCGTCATTTCGTGCGCTTCGAGGCGCGCGAGCGTCAATCCGGCCGGGCCGTGCAGGGCCGCTGGAGCTGGCTGATCTCTCCGCTCTCACCGGCCACCAGCGAAATCTGGCACCGCCCCTACCAGGAAGACGAAACGGCGCGCCCCGCCTTCGTGCGCGCTGCACCCGGCTGGCTGGACAGCGGCCCGGTCACCTGCCCGTTTCACTGA
- the fabZ gene encoding 3-hydroxyacyl-ACP dehydratase FabZ, with protein MTDVQADFVATAPGTMLEIQAVLQALPHRFPFLLVDRVLSHAGGTVHALKNVTIGEPFFTGHFPGEPVMPGVLIVEALAQASMFCFELEPGTVAYLAGLEGVRFKRKVVPGDQLHLHARRDFMRRGIGRSVCRAEVDGQVVAEATILFAVPSASKPATGLGPTGETSR; from the coding sequence ATGACCGACGTTCAAGCCGATTTTGTCGCTACGGCCCCCGGCACCATGCTGGAGATTCAAGCGGTCTTGCAAGCCTTGCCGCACCGCTTTCCGTTCCTGCTGGTCGACCGGGTGCTCTCGCACGCGGGCGGCACGGTCCACGCGCTGAAAAACGTCACCATCGGCGAGCCGTTTTTCACCGGCCACTTTCCCGGTGAGCCGGTGATGCCCGGTGTGCTGATCGTCGAGGCGCTGGCGCAGGCCAGCATGTTCTGTTTTGAGCTCGAGCCGGGCACCGTCGCGTATCTGGCGGGCCTGGAAGGGGTGCGATTCAAGCGCAAGGTCGTGCCGGGCGATCAGTTGCACCTGCACGCCCGGCGCGACTTCATGCGCCGGGGCATCGGCAGAAGCGTTTGCCGCGCCGAGGTGGACGGGCAGGTGGTGGCCGAGGCGACGATTCTGTTCGCCGTGCCGAGCGCGTCCAAGCCGGCCACGGGTTTGGGGCCCACTGGGGAAACGAGCCGCTAA
- a CDS encoding DinB family protein → MPPSPLSAPRFWKVLLTLGLLSVAALLLTRRTSPKALVAGAVLEAPARRRRYAELRRGLNETGLRLEKRLAGADDTEANREVVRHIIGIERWGQARLEELLGADPVLGGHRPYRPADDLGLAQLRGLAALTRAQTGDLARRLEAQAPVGRAKHDGLGPLSARAWLRYLTLHAEIEGRRLK, encoded by the coding sequence ATGCCGCCCTCGCCGCTCTCCGCGCCCCGATTCTGGAAGGTGCTCCTGACGCTGGGGCTGCTGAGCGTGGCCGCCCTGCTGCTGACACGCCGAACGTCACCCAAAGCGCTGGTGGCCGGCGCCGTGCTGGAAGCGCCCGCACGGCGGCGCCGCTACGCCGAACTGCGCCGGGGCCTGAACGAAACCGGCCTACGTCTGGAAAAGCGCCTGGCCGGCGCCGACGACACCGAGGCCAACCGGGAGGTGGTTCGCCACATCATCGGCATCGAGCGCTGGGGACAGGCGCGTCTGGAAGAACTGCTCGGCGCTGACCCGGTGCTGGGCGGGCACCGGCCTTACCGCCCCGCCGACGACCTCGGCCTCGCGCAGCTGCGTGGCCTCGCGGCGCTGACCCGCGCCCAGACCGGCGACCTGGCCCGCCGGCTGGAAGCGCAGGCGCCGGTGGGCCGCGCCAAACACGACGGCCTGGGGCCGCTCAGCGCCCGCGCCTGGCTGCGTTACCTGACCCTGCACGCCGAGATCGAGGGCCGCCGGCTCAAATAA
- a CDS encoding beta strand repeat-containing protein, which yields MGYNKGDGYFYAVNVNPLTTGSPYRLYRLGSTGAVEIASLDGGGNAAYAIPSQSTIAAGTIDRNGKMYIKLLQSDTFIYTIQLPTSTGGSLGAQGKLTLSTSVPMADMAFDPVTNHLYGVYTAGTPATDGATAQGVIYDIDPTTGTVITRGTAFANPATGNYIGSSFFDIAGTLYAYQNGGTFGTIDLSTGTFTRITSASAASQSDGASCVFPDEKISVSKSANSVQVVSPTVFKVPYTVTVTNTGSIPDRNVQLTENLSQTFNSGSPALSIVAGPTATSSVTSNTVTPNSSFNGTTNFSLLSGTNILAVGETITVTFTVQVTYPNTASVPGAATSNIVRASSTSTSPNDGYTFLNGAALPPVDMVATSTSLPAAASLVAQATITKAFSPASVVLNGVSTLTFTLANPNSSVALTNLNFTDALSGMSVSSTIIGGTCGSTTNNPALTVGATALNLTVPSLAANSSCTVTLPVNGTSIGVNPNTTSGVTSTQTPTAGSASNTATLTVTPLAPVVNKSFSPASVLQGGSTQLTINVSNPNGVAATGLTLTDDIATTTGLTGLTISSVSSDTCKATGTVTTTSGKYVLTGGTLPSAGCTVVLNLTLPNAGVTGSVTNTILGSSVTGTINGQSLPTVTNATATLNVQPVADLAITKTDGVGSVSTGASTTYTIRVTNNGPSSVTSSVLTDPSATGLTQTAAACTTVSGNACTVAPTLGALQGTGATLPALATGAFYEINVTASVTAASGSVTNTATIAAPSGVNDPVTTNNTASDTDSVAPLNFSISGRVFVDTNYGGGAGRAYIAAQGMGLRPGVRVELYNSAGTFISAVLTDASGAYSFTNQVAGSYKVRVVNTFVTAARTGGCTPSTVLATAPTCTQVPVQTYIYGNTAQVGGANPASVDPALSSTTLPTGAQSVASVTLSSTDVTGVDFGFNFDTVVNTNDSGQGSLRQFVTNSNALGNTGLAQVGQTAGKEVSIFMVPVTALTNNVAVINLSSTLTVTDSDTSIDATTQTVNIGDKNTGVLGTGGSVGVDGLTLNTVNRPEVELTLPSGSALQVQASNFVLRGVALHGGNELVLGVGANAADNALVEQNVFGTSATAFSLPASFPSGQYAIHITNGSGTIQNNLIGYSSNSGINYLGGGAGLIIQNNEFQQNGYVQAGGDAITLTGSASAKSLTITGNLIANSNSSGIQLEIGSVANNTITNNSITSNGLGGASTRLEGSGIHYLARNGTVNSTNSDTVSKNVIYGNQKSGLVINYGQQNVTISRNSFYSNGLTSIDFTAVGAYVGGTSDYGQGNGVTPNDGLTGTREPNQGQDYPVFYTAYQSGTSLIVSGYVGNNLTTTFDGKSAILELYKADDDGNQNGAVLVGDGKSIAHGEGRTYLGTLTVTLGAKGAFSGALTVAANTLLSTDKLTATATIAGNTSEFSPNIYAVPVAAPELLKRVRNVTAGGTFGTLATGKPGDVLEYCITFNNIGSNVPLNNFKVVDQVPANVSALTGAYGGSGLGAAGISFLRGGTAAAGTTAVTGGTTITLTSVADSDQGSLTTSNGTYGRGTLNLQFASALALGEAGQVCFQATIR from the coding sequence TTGGGCTACAACAAAGGTGACGGTTACTTTTACGCTGTTAATGTCAATCCACTCACAACTGGTTCACCCTATAGACTTTATCGATTGGGGAGTACAGGTGCGGTTGAAATCGCTTCATTGGACGGCGGAGGAAACGCTGCCTACGCGATTCCTAGCCAGAGTACGATTGCTGCCGGAACGATTGATCGCAACGGCAAAATGTACATCAAGCTCCTTCAATCCGACACCTTCATCTACACAATCCAACTCCCCACGAGCACCGGGGGAAGCCTCGGTGCTCAAGGAAAATTGACCTTAAGCACGTCTGTCCCCATGGCAGATATGGCTTTCGACCCTGTGACCAATCATTTGTATGGTGTATATACGGCTGGTACCCCTGCGACCGATGGAGCCACTGCGCAAGGAGTGATTTACGATATTGATCCTACCACGGGTACAGTTATTACCCGCGGAACTGCGTTTGCCAACCCAGCAACTGGCAACTATATAGGTTCATCTTTTTTTGATATAGCTGGTACGCTTTATGCATATCAGAACGGCGGTACATTCGGTACTATCGATCTGAGTACAGGCACCTTCACGCGTATTACCAGTGCCAGCGCTGCTTCGCAGTCAGACGGCGCTTCTTGCGTCTTCCCCGACGAAAAGATTTCTGTCTCTAAATCAGCGAATTCCGTACAAGTGGTGAGCCCAACGGTCTTCAAGGTGCCTTATACGGTCACAGTCACGAATACCGGCTCCATTCCTGATCGCAATGTTCAACTGACTGAGAATTTGTCTCAGACCTTTAACAGTGGCAGTCCTGCGCTGAGCATTGTCGCGGGACCGACGGCCACGTCGAGCGTGACCTCCAATACCGTGACACCCAACAGCAGTTTCAACGGAACGACCAATTTCTCTTTGCTCAGCGGTACCAATATCCTGGCTGTCGGCGAAACCATCACCGTGACCTTCACGGTGCAGGTAACGTACCCGAATACCGCTAGCGTTCCCGGGGCGGCCACGAGCAATATCGTGCGTGCCAGCAGCACCTCGACGTCACCCAATGACGGATACACGTTCCTCAATGGAGCGGCTTTGCCGCCGGTAGATATGGTGGCGACCAGCACGTCTTTACCTGCTGCGGCCAGCTTGGTGGCGCAGGCCACGATTACCAAAGCATTCAGCCCCGCTTCGGTGGTGCTGAATGGCGTTTCTACCCTTACGTTTACGTTGGCGAATCCCAACAGCTCGGTGGCCCTGACCAACCTCAATTTCACCGATGCCCTCAGCGGAATGAGCGTGAGCAGTACGATCATCGGCGGCACCTGTGGGTCGACCACCAACAATCCGGCCCTGACTGTAGGCGCTACAGCCCTGAACTTGACAGTTCCGAGCCTGGCAGCGAACAGCAGTTGCACGGTGACTCTACCGGTCAACGGCACCAGCATCGGCGTGAATCCTAACACCACTAGCGGTGTGACCAGCACCCAAACGCCGACGGCAGGCAGCGCATCCAATACCGCCACCCTGACGGTGACACCGCTGGCCCCGGTGGTCAACAAGAGCTTCAGCCCGGCCAGCGTGCTCCAGGGCGGCAGCACCCAGCTCACCATCAACGTGAGCAACCCCAACGGCGTGGCCGCAACAGGGCTGACCCTGACCGACGATATTGCTACGACGACCGGCCTGACTGGGTTGACCATCAGCAGCGTGAGCAGCGATACCTGTAAAGCAACCGGCACCGTCACCACAACCAGTGGTAAATACGTTCTGACCGGCGGAACCTTGCCTTCAGCGGGCTGTACAGTTGTCCTCAACCTGACGCTGCCGAATGCGGGCGTGACCGGCAGCGTCACGAACACGATTCTGGGTAGCAGCGTCACCGGCACCATCAACGGCCAGAGCCTACCGACGGTGACCAACGCCACCGCCACACTGAACGTTCAGCCTGTGGCCGATCTGGCGATCACCAAGACCGATGGTGTGGGCAGCGTCTCTACCGGTGCCAGCACCACCTACACCATCCGTGTCACTAACAACGGTCCCAGCAGCGTGACAAGCTCGGTCCTCACTGATCCCTCGGCCACTGGTCTAACCCAGACAGCGGCTGCTTGCACTACGGTCAGCGGTAATGCCTGTACGGTGGCGCCAACCCTCGGAGCTCTGCAAGGGACGGGCGCAACGTTGCCTGCCCTGGCGACCGGTGCGTTCTATGAGATCAATGTGACTGCCAGTGTCACGGCTGCCAGCGGCAGTGTAACCAACACTGCTACTATTGCTGCGCCCAGTGGCGTCAACGATCCGGTCACCACCAACAACACCGCCAGCGATACCGACAGCGTGGCCCCTCTCAACTTCTCGATTTCCGGCCGCGTCTTCGTGGATACCAATTACGGCGGTGGAGCGGGCCGAGCCTACATTGCAGCGCAGGGCATGGGCCTGCGCCCCGGCGTACGGGTGGAGCTGTACAACTCGGCTGGCACGTTCATCAGCGCAGTGCTGACCGATGCCAGCGGCGCTTATAGCTTTACCAATCAAGTCGCCGGGAGTTACAAGGTCCGGGTGGTCAATACCTTCGTGACCGCCGCCCGCACCGGCGGCTGCACGCCCAGTACGGTTTTGGCGACGGCCCCGACCTGCACCCAGGTGCCCGTGCAGACGTACATTTACGGCAATACGGCGCAGGTCGGGGGCGCGAACCCGGCTAGCGTCGACCCAGCCCTGAGCAGCACCACCTTGCCCACGGGAGCGCAGTCGGTGGCGAGTGTGACGCTGAGCAGTACCGATGTCACGGGCGTGGATTTCGGCTTCAACTTCGATACGGTGGTCAACACCAACGACAGCGGTCAGGGGAGCCTGCGTCAGTTTGTCACCAACAGCAACGCGCTGGGCAATACCGGTCTGGCGCAGGTAGGGCAGACGGCAGGCAAGGAAGTCTCGATCTTCATGGTGCCGGTCACTGCCCTTACCAACAACGTCGCCGTGATTAATCTGTCATCCACCTTGACGGTGACGGACAGCGATACCAGCATCGATGCCACCACCCAGACGGTCAATATCGGAGACAAAAATACGGGCGTACTCGGTACCGGCGGCAGCGTGGGGGTCGACGGTCTGACCTTGAACACAGTCAACAGGCCCGAAGTCGAACTCACCTTACCCAGCGGCAGCGCTCTGCAGGTCCAGGCCAGCAATTTTGTCCTGCGTGGCGTAGCGCTGCACGGCGGTAACGAATTGGTGCTGGGAGTCGGGGCAAACGCCGCCGACAATGCCCTGGTCGAACAAAACGTATTCGGCACCAGCGCGACGGCCTTCTCGCTGCCTGCCAGTTTCCCCTCGGGACAGTACGCGATCCATATCACCAACGGTTCAGGCACCATCCAGAACAACCTCATCGGTTATTCCTCCAACTCAGGCATCAACTATCTGGGAGGCGGTGCGGGCCTGATTATCCAGAACAACGAATTCCAGCAAAACGGCTACGTGCAGGCGGGCGGCGACGCCATCACCTTGACAGGTAGCGCAAGCGCCAAGAGTCTGACCATTACAGGCAACCTGATTGCCAATTCGAACTCCAGCGGCATTCAACTGGAGATCGGTAGTGTTGCCAATAACACCATCACCAATAACTCCATTACCAGCAACGGCCTAGGCGGCGCGTCTACCCGCCTTGAGGGCTCAGGGATTCACTACCTGGCCCGGAACGGGACGGTGAACAGCACCAATAGCGACACCGTCAGCAAGAACGTGATCTATGGCAACCAGAAGTCCGGCCTAGTCATCAACTACGGTCAGCAGAACGTGACGATCAGCCGCAATTCGTTTTACTCGAACGGCTTGACGTCCATCGACTTTACGGCAGTAGGAGCGTATGTAGGCGGCACCTCAGATTATGGTCAGGGCAACGGCGTAACGCCCAACGATGGCCTGACCGGCACGCGTGAGCCGAATCAAGGTCAGGACTACCCAGTGTTTTACACGGCTTATCAGTCGGGCACCAGTTTGATCGTCTCCGGGTATGTCGGGAACAACCTCACCACCACTTTCGATGGCAAAAGTGCCATTCTCGAGCTCTATAAGGCCGACGACGACGGCAATCAGAACGGTGCGGTCCTGGTGGGCGACGGGAAATCTATTGCGCACGGCGAGGGCCGCACATATCTGGGCACCCTGACCGTGACGCTCGGAGCCAAGGGAGCGTTCAGCGGCGCCCTGACCGTGGCCGCCAACACCCTGCTGAGCACCGATAAGCTCACGGCCACGGCGACCATCGCAGGCAACACGTCAGAATTCAGCCCGAACATCTACGCTGTGCCGGTGGCCGCGCCTGAACTGCTCAAACGGGTCCGGAACGTCACGGCGGGCGGCACCTTCGGCACCCTGGCCACCGGGAAGCCGGGCGACGTCCTCGAGTACTGCATTACCTTCAACAACATCGGCAGCAACGTTCCGCTCAACAACTTCAAGGTGGTCGATCAGGTACCGGCCAACGTCTCGGCCCTGACCGGTGCGTACGGCGGCAGCGGCTTGGGCGCGGCGGGCATCTCGTTTCTGCGGGGCGGCACTGCTGCGGCCGGGACCACGGCCGTGACTGGCGGTACGACCATTACGCTGACAAGCGTGGCGGACAGCGATCAAGGCAGTCTGACCACCAGCAACGGCACGTATGGTCGGGGCACCCTGAATCTTCAGTTCGCTTCTGCGCTGGCGCTGGGTGAAGCTGGGCAAGTTTGCTTCCAGGCCACGATCCGATGA
- a CDS encoding RNA polymerase sigma factor, which yields MSVPEDVLEGEVLERLSCGDEAAWYDFISRHEKRMYAYLYRLEGHADDALDLTQDVFYRAWRSIRTFRSGERVLPWLYQIARNTQIEKHRRKQLGRFSLDEAQEEVGFEVVSAARSPVQQAESAQTQDRVQRALMQLAPEYREAVVLRFVEDLPYDEIAQIQGVALGTAKSRVFRAKEQLGQLLQSVSDIH from the coding sequence ATGAGCGTGCCTGAAGACGTCCTGGAGGGCGAAGTGCTGGAGCGGCTGAGCTGCGGCGACGAAGCGGCCTGGTACGACTTCATCTCGCGCCACGAGAAGCGGATGTACGCCTACCTCTACCGCCTCGAAGGCCACGCCGACGACGCCCTCGACCTGACGCAGGACGTCTTTTACCGGGCCTGGCGCTCGATTCGCACCTTCCGGTCCGGCGAGCGCGTGCTGCCCTGGCTTTACCAGATCGCCCGCAACACCCAGATCGAAAAGCACCGCCGCAAGCAGCTCGGACGCTTCTCGCTGGACGAAGCCCAGGAAGAGGTGGGCTTCGAGGTGGTGAGCGCCGCGCGCAGCCCGGTGCAGCAGGCCGAGAGCGCCCAGACCCAGGACCGGGTGCAGCGCGCCCTAATGCAGCTGGCCCCCGAATACCGCGAGGCGGTGGTGCTGAGGTTCGTCGAGGACCTGCCCTACGACGAGATCGCCCAGATTCAGGGCGTGGCGCTCGGCACCGCCAAGAGCCGGGTGTTCCGGGCCAAAGAGCAACTCGGCCAGCTGCTCCAGAGCGTCAGCGATATTCATTAA
- a CDS encoding glycosyltransferase — MRIGFVTTTYLPSRNGVATSTALFAQGLRELGHEVNIYAPNHPARPPAEPGVYRLPSTMMGAPADYPILLWPNPAVVAGLPLRGTDIFHTMHPFLPGMLARLWGRRFQAPVVFTAHTQYEQYLHYAPLMPRRMSRGLTRAHVATFARSVDQVLVPGRAMQEMLRGYGFMGRVAQMPNPVNLASFQAADTPQVRAAVRARYGVDHSAPLVISLGRLAAEKNLDLMLRAFGQARASRPELRLLVVGDGPARSALEARNTPGAVFTGAVPYAEVPHMLAAADVFLTASTSEVLPMSMIEALAAGTPLVAARSPAAEDLIRGGNGLIREAREDALAAGLLEVLAPAALPERRAAARTSAEQYDLRVRASALARVYEGLLVRR, encoded by the coding sequence GTGCGGATCGGTTTTGTCACCACCACTTATTTGCCTTCGCGCAACGGCGTGGCCACCAGCACGGCGCTGTTTGCCCAGGGCCTGCGCGAACTCGGGCACGAGGTGAACATCTACGCGCCCAACCACCCGGCCCGCCCGCCGGCCGAACCCGGCGTGTACCGCCTGCCGAGCACCATGATGGGCGCGCCGGCCGACTACCCGATCTTGCTGTGGCCGAACCCGGCGGTGGTGGCCGGGCTGCCGCTGAGGGGCACCGACATCTTTCACACCATGCACCCCTTCTTGCCGGGCATGCTGGCCCGGCTGTGGGGCCGGCGTTTTCAGGCCCCGGTGGTGTTCACCGCCCACACCCAGTACGAGCAGTACCTGCACTACGCTCCGCTGATGCCGCGCCGGATGAGCCGGGGCCTGACCCGCGCCCACGTGGCGACCTTTGCGCGCAGCGTGGATCAGGTGCTGGTGCCAGGCCGGGCCATGCAGGAAATGCTGCGCGGCTACGGGTTCATGGGCCGGGTGGCCCAGATGCCCAATCCGGTGAATCTGGCGTCGTTTCAGGCAGCCGACACGCCCCAAGTGCGGGCGGCGGTGCGGGCACGCTACGGGGTGGACCACTCGGCCCCGCTGGTGATCTCGCTGGGAAGGCTGGCGGCCGAGAAGAACTTGGACCTGATGCTGAGGGCGTTCGGACAGGCCCGCGCCAGCCGGCCCGAGTTGCGCCTGCTGGTGGTGGGCGACGGCCCGGCCCGGTCGGCGCTGGAAGCCCGCAACACGCCCGGCGCGGTGTTTACCGGCGCGGTGCCCTACGCCGAGGTGCCACACATGCTGGCCGCCGCCGACGTGTTTCTGACCGCCAGCACCAGCGAAGTGCTGCCGATGTCGATGATCGAAGCGCTGGCCGCCGGCACGCCGCTGGTGGCCGCCCGCAGCCCCGCCGCCGAGGACCTGATCCGGGGCGGCAACGGCCTGATCCGCGAGGCCCGCGAGGACGCGCTGGCTGCCGGCCTGCTCGAAGTGCTGGCCCCAGCGGCCTTACCGGAGCGCCGTGCCGCCGCCAGGACCAGCGCCGAGCAGTACGATCTGCGGGTGCGGGCCTCGGCGCTGGCGCGGGTGTACGAGGGGCTGCTGGTGCGGCGCTGA
- a CDS encoding FUN14 domain-containing protein has protein sequence MSSASPDSSAVSGLAHTLSQAVLPLLPPLSLGALLGFAAGYAVRVIGKVVLLVVGLLFVALQLLSYFGLISINWLRLEALSGPWLKDSGQTVWTWISGVLTHDLPFGGAFVVGLLLGLRRR, from the coding sequence ATGTCTTCCGCTTCTCCTGATTCCTCGGCCGTGTCCGGCCTGGCCCACACGCTCTCGCAGGCGGTCCTGCCGCTGCTGCCGCCGCTCTCGCTCGGCGCGCTGCTGGGGTTCGCGGCCGGCTACGCCGTGCGGGTCATCGGCAAAGTGGTGTTGCTGGTCGTGGGCCTGCTGTTCGTGGCGCTGCAGCTCCTTTCCTATTTCGGCCTGATCAGCATCAACTGGCTGCGCCTCGAAGCGCTGAGCGGTCCCTGGCTCAAAGACAGCGGTCAGACGGTCTGGACCTGGATTTCCGGGGTGCTGACCCACGACCTGCCGTTCGGCGGCGCCTTTGTGGTGGGGTTGCTGTTGGGGCTGCGGCGGCGCTGA
- the hisA gene encoding 1-(5-phosphoribosyl)-5-[(5-phosphoribosylamino)methylideneamino]imidazole-4-carboxamide isomerase, whose product MSVPTAAAPLILPCVDIQQGRAVRLFEGDPARETVYFDSPLQAARHWVSLGAGMLHLVDLDAATGRGDNAAIIAQIIGEVGVPVEVGGGIRDWPRAEALIELGAERVVIGTAAIQQPQLVSDLIAAHGAERVVVSVDARGLEVATHGWAKGSGVMVAELTAELAGRGLETLIFTDVSRDGTLRGLDAELMAEVRRLWINTLIVGGGVRDVQDVALLKALGIQGAIVGRAIYEGTLPYPLPG is encoded by the coding sequence ATGAGTGTTCCGACTGCCGCTGCGCCGCTGATCCTGCCGTGCGTGGATATCCAGCAGGGCCGCGCCGTGCGCCTCTTCGAGGGCGATCCGGCGCGGGAAACCGTGTATTTCGATTCGCCGCTGCAAGCCGCGCGCCACTGGGTCTCGCTCGGCGCGGGCATGCTGCACCTCGTCGATCTCGACGCCGCCACCGGGCGCGGCGACAACGCCGCCATCATCGCCCAGATCATCGGCGAGGTCGGCGTGCCGGTGGAGGTCGGCGGCGGCATTCGTGACTGGCCGCGCGCCGAGGCCCTGATCGAACTCGGCGCTGAGCGCGTCGTGATCGGCACGGCGGCCATCCAGCAGCCGCAACTCGTCAGCGACCTGATCGCCGCGCACGGGGCCGAGCGGGTGGTGGTCAGCGTGGACGCGCGCGGCCTGGAAGTCGCCACCCACGGCTGGGCCAAAGGCAGCGGCGTGATGGTGGCCGAGCTCACCGCCGAACTCGCTGGGCGCGGCCTGGAGACCCTGATCTTTACCGATGTCAGCCGCGACGGCACCCTGCGCGGCCTCGACGCCGAGCTGATGGCCGAGGTGCGGCGGCTGTGGATCAATACCCTGATCGTGGGCGGCGGCGTGCGCGATGTGCAGGACGTGGCGCTGCTCAAAGCGCTGGGCATTCAGGGGGCCATCGTGGGCCGGGCCATCTACGAGGGCACCCTGCCGTATCCGCTGCCGGGCTGA
- a CDS encoding FKBP-type peptidyl-prolyl cis-trans isomerase produces the protein MNISNNKVVEIEYTLTVNGEVVDQSESGDPLVYLQGHGNIIPGLEKALEGKSAGDHLQVTVQPDEGYGERDDEAVQVIAREDFDDDIEVGATYFAQAEDGSVTPFTVMSLDGDDVTVDFNPPLAGEVLNFDVTVKSVRDATAEELSHGHVHSDGEHDDEF, from the coding sequence ATGAACATCAGCAACAACAAAGTCGTCGAAATCGAATACACCCTGACTGTCAACGGCGAAGTGGTGGATCAAAGTGAGAGCGGCGATCCGCTGGTGTATTTGCAGGGCCACGGCAACATCATTCCGGGCCTGGAAAAAGCCCTGGAAGGCAAATCGGCCGGCGACCACCTGCAGGTCACGGTGCAGCCCGACGAAGGCTACGGCGAGCGCGACGACGAAGCCGTGCAGGTGATCGCCCGCGAGGACTTCGACGACGACATCGAGGTGGGCGCCACCTACTTCGCCCAGGCCGAGGACGGCAGCGTCACGCCCTTTACCGTGATGTCGCTCGACGGCGACGACGTGACGGTGGATTTCAACCCGCCGCTGGCCGGTGAAGTGCTCAACTTCGACGTGACGGTCAAAAGTGTGCGCGACGCCACCGCCGAGGAGCTCTCGCACGGCCACGTTCACAGTGACGGCGAACACGACGACGAGTTCTGA